A genomic segment from Nocardiopsis sp. Huas11 encodes:
- a CDS encoding CynX/NimT family MFS transporter — protein MRPSSLLARPDRPSARPDTTAPTGAPVLRGRLLALAAITCAALNLRLVVTSLSPLLTTIGADFGFTTAVVGLFGALPLVAFALFGLATPAVMRRLGAEATAVLSMLLAAVGQLARAFAPDTGTLLLLTAIALTGAALGNVVVPPLIKQYFPDRLAALSTVQMVAIHLGALFPPLVAVPLAEVAGWRFALGAWSLLALVAAGLWALQWRRPGGGTGPRAAVPAGPPPPARPVWRVGMAWRMAVLFGMVTWNVFTLFTWLPTLLADAGHSGAFSGSMVSLMVASSLMFGLVAPTLTVRAANTFPIVAFGIAGYLVGYLGIALAPQALAPLWAVFLGLGTGLFVVMMTMINARSTTARGSASLSGFVQGAGSGIALGGPLLFGLLGEMTGGWTASYVLVAGGSLAVATVVAYVERSPRSIEEAAAVRPRSDARGPRRDGAANRAW, from the coding sequence ATGAGACCTTCCTCCCTCCTGGCCCGCCCCGACCGACCGTCGGCCCGGCCGGACACCACGGCTCCCACCGGAGCCCCAGTACTGAGGGGCCGCCTCCTGGCCCTGGCGGCCATCACCTGCGCGGCACTGAACCTGCGCCTGGTGGTGACCTCCCTGTCGCCCCTGTTGACCACGATCGGGGCGGACTTCGGCTTCACGACCGCCGTCGTGGGCCTCTTCGGCGCGCTGCCGCTGGTCGCCTTCGCGCTGTTCGGCCTGGCCACCCCCGCCGTCATGCGCCGACTGGGCGCCGAGGCCACCGCCGTGCTCAGCATGCTGCTGGCCGCCGTCGGGCAGCTGGCCCGCGCCTTCGCCCCCGACACCGGCACCCTGCTGCTGCTCACCGCGATCGCCCTGACCGGCGCCGCTCTGGGCAATGTCGTGGTGCCGCCGCTGATCAAGCAGTACTTCCCCGACCGGCTGGCCGCCCTGAGCACCGTCCAGATGGTCGCGATCCACCTGGGCGCCCTCTTCCCGCCGCTGGTCGCCGTTCCGCTGGCCGAGGTGGCCGGGTGGCGCTTCGCCCTCGGGGCCTGGTCCCTGCTCGCCCTGGTCGCCGCCGGTCTCTGGGCCCTGCAGTGGCGCCGGCCCGGCGGTGGCACCGGACCGAGGGCGGCCGTGCCCGCGGGTCCCCCGCCGCCGGCGCGCCCGGTCTGGCGGGTGGGCATGGCCTGGCGCATGGCCGTGCTCTTCGGGATGGTGACCTGGAACGTCTTCACCCTGTTCACGTGGCTGCCGACGCTGCTGGCCGACGCCGGCCACTCCGGGGCGTTCTCCGGGAGCATGGTGTCGCTGATGGTGGCGTCGAGCCTGATGTTCGGTCTGGTGGCGCCCACGCTCACCGTCCGGGCCGCCAACACCTTCCCGATCGTCGCGTTCGGGATCGCGGGCTACCTCGTGGGCTACCTGGGGATCGCGCTCGCGCCCCAGGCGCTGGCCCCGCTCTGGGCGGTCTTCCTGGGTCTGGGCACCGGCCTGTTCGTGGTCATGATGACCATGATCAACGCCCGCAGCACCACGGCCCGGGGCTCGGCGTCGCTGTCGGGCTTCGTCCAGGGGGCGGGCAGCGGCATCGCGCTGGGCGGCCCGCTCCTGTTCGGCCTGCTCGGGGAGATGACCGGCGGCTGGACCGCGTCCTACGTGCTCGTCGCCGGGGGATCGCTGGCGGTCGCGACCGTCGTGGCCTACGTGGAGCGCTCGCCGCGCAGCATCGAGGAGGCCGCCGCCGTGCGGCCGCGCTCGGACGCCCGTGGACCCCGCCGGGACGGGGCCGCGAACCGGGCGTGGTGA
- a CDS encoding Lrp/AsnC family transcriptional regulator produces the protein MADLDELDTAILAELQSDARKTNRDVAAAVGASPTTTLDRTRALREKGVIRGSLLDVDLDLIGRPVQALITVSVVKPSRHNIEAFRDWVRSLPDTLSVFVTSGSEDFLIHVALPDNNSLYAFVIDKLTERPEVADVRASIVYEHLRNDRITPTNAHGRRRA, from the coding sequence ATGGCTGATCTTGACGAACTTGATACGGCGATCCTGGCCGAACTCCAGTCGGACGCACGAAAAACCAACCGCGACGTGGCCGCCGCGGTGGGCGCTTCGCCCACCACGACCCTCGATCGGACCCGCGCACTGCGGGAAAAGGGTGTGATTCGCGGCTCACTCCTGGACGTGGACCTGGACCTCATCGGCCGCCCGGTCCAGGCGCTCATCACCGTGAGCGTCGTGAAGCCCTCCCGGCACAACATCGAGGCCTTCCGCGACTGGGTCCGCTCGCTTCCGGACACGCTGTCGGTCTTCGTCACCTCGGGCAGCGAGGACTTCCTGATCCACGTGGCCCTGCCGGACAACAACAGCCTGTACGCGTTCGTGATCGACAAGCTGACCGAGCGCCCCGAGGTCGCCGACGTGCGCGCCTCGATCGTCTACGAGCACCTGCGCAACGACCGCATCACGCCGACCAACGCGCACGGCCGCCGCCGAGCCTGA
- a CDS encoding amidohydrolase family protein, translated as MTQVSPAPGSDEAAAVRASWRSLGLPGLIDVHTHFMPDNVLRKVWAYFDALGEGVWPITYRGTQDERVALLRDFGVVRHTALSYPHRTGMARWLNDWAADYAAHHPDCLRSATFYPEPDAKEYVAEAIGTGARVFKAHLQVGAYDPRDPWLADVWGALADSGTPVVVHCASGPLPGPFTGPGPIAEVLRAHPDLTLVVAHAGAPEYTDFLDLAERHERVHLDTTMAFTAYTERHSPFPAAELPRLRALGDRVLLGSDFPNIPYPYLDQIRALEDLGLGPDWLRAVLYGNAARLFEL; from the coding sequence GTGACACAGGTCTCACCCGCGCCCGGGTCCGACGAAGCCGCCGCCGTCCGCGCGTCATGGCGTTCACTCGGACTGCCGGGCCTCATCGACGTCCACACCCACTTCATGCCCGACAACGTCCTCCGCAAGGTCTGGGCGTACTTCGACGCCCTCGGGGAGGGCGTCTGGCCCATCACCTACCGGGGCACCCAGGACGAGCGCGTGGCCCTGCTGCGCGACTTCGGCGTCGTCCGCCACACCGCCCTGTCCTACCCGCACCGGACCGGCATGGCCCGCTGGCTCAACGACTGGGCCGCCGACTACGCCGCCCACCACCCGGACTGCCTGCGCAGCGCCACCTTCTACCCCGAACCCGACGCCAAGGAGTACGTGGCCGAGGCGATCGGCACGGGCGCACGCGTGTTCAAGGCCCACCTGCAGGTCGGCGCCTACGACCCCCGCGACCCGTGGCTGGCCGACGTGTGGGGCGCCCTGGCCGACTCCGGCACCCCCGTGGTGGTCCACTGCGCCTCCGGCCCCCTGCCCGGCCCCTTCACCGGCCCCGGGCCCATCGCCGAGGTCCTGCGCGCCCACCCCGACCTCACCCTGGTCGTCGCGCACGCCGGGGCGCCCGAGTACACCGACTTCCTGGACCTGGCCGAACGCCACGAGCGGGTCCACCTGGACACCACCATGGCCTTCACGGCCTACACCGAACGCCACTCCCCGTTCCCCGCCGCGGAGCTCCCGCGCCTGCGCGCCCTGGGCGACCGTGTGCTGCTGGGCAGCGACTTCCCGAACATCCCCTACCCCTACCTCGACCAGATCCGGGCCCTGGAGGACCTCGGCCTGGGACCCGACTGGCTGCGAGCCGTCCTGTACGGCAACGCGGCCCGGCTGTTCGAGCTCTGA